GGTATTTGAGAAACAACCATATGGACAGGGACAGGGGATCTGGAAAGCTTTCCGTGGATTTGCCAGGAAACTGGGAAATCGGCGCGGGATTTGATTATTCCGCTTCAGAGAACGGCAACCCTGTATACAATAGAACCGACAGCCCGTATTATGATCCCTCATACCCTCTGGCAGATGAAAGGGAACTTCGGGGTCCCGGCATCAGCGCCCGGCTTCTCAACGGGGTTCTTGCCTGGGGAGATGAATCCTACACCGAGGATGAAAACACCAGCCTGACCGCCCGCATCGCGCACAAGACCCGGACCGGCAATTTCAGGTTGGAAGGCCGTCTTTGGAACCAGACCGCCACGGAAACCTATTATGATGCAGCAGACAAGAATAAAATAATTTATAAAAGGGAAACCGATGCAGAGGACAACAACTGGCTGTTGAACACCTCATACTCCAGGATCATGGGAGATCATCTGATTGAACTGGGCGGAGAAACCCGCCGTTACGGCTGGGGGAATCAGCGGGTTTCCTACATTGATGAATCCAGGTTTAATGGATCCATCAACTTCATGACCTTTATCAAAGAAGGGTTCAAGGGCCAGGATGATATCATGGAGTACCATGCTGTTTATGCTCAGGACACCTGGCAGATCAGGCCGGATATAAGTCTGGAGTTTGGGATACGTCAGAATTGGTTCAAGGCAGGTTCCGTTGATCCGGAGGCCTTCGGGTTTTCCTGGAGTGCCGATGTCACCAGTCTGAACGAATCCCATACCGATCCCAGGATCGGCATTGTCTACTCTCCCACGGACACCACAGAAATTACGGCAAGATGGGGCATCGCCCACCGGTATCCCACCTCTCCCGAGTATTTCTGGTGGTACCTTAACAATGCATCCAGTTATTTCAACACCTCTTTTAATCCGGAAAAAGCCGTCCAGTATGAATTGGGACTGGACCAGACCCTTGGGCAATCCCTTGAACTCTTCATCCGGGGCTATTACTATGATATTGAAGATTACATTTCTTCGACCACCGTCCCCGGCGTCGGGTCTGTGTACTACAACATCGGCCAGGTAGAAATCAAAGGAGTGGAGGCAGGTTTCAGCTTTTCTCTTCCTATGAATCTTAGGCTCTGGGCCAATGCCACCTGGCAGGAGGGGGATAAATCGGATGATCCCTGGGATACGAAAAATGCCCTTTCCAAACAGTTGCCAGATCTGCCCGAGACCATGTTTAATGCCGGGATTGATTTTGACGACAAGGGGCCTTTTTCAGCCCGGATCTGGGTGAACCATGTGGATGAGCGGGAGCATTTATCCGGAAATTCTCTCATGGTCCTGGATGCGTATACCCTGGTCAATATGTCAGGCCGGTACAAGATTTATAAAGGCCCCAAACTGAGCGCCGAAATTGAGGCCACAGCGGAAAACATTCTGGATGAGAACTACCAGGAAAGAGAGGGCTATCCAATGGCCGGGACCACGGTAATGGCCGGTATGCGGTTTACCTTTTAGTGCCTTACTCCTCAGCTTCTGTGAAAAAAACAAGAAACTGAGGAGGGGCATTTGGGTTGCGGGTTTCCCGCGTTAGACAAAAGCAACCAGAAGATGAAAGGAGCAAAAACAACATGAAGCACTTATCCCTGTATTTGATATTGACGCTGTGGCTGGTATGGGTTGTCCCCTCGAGTGGAATCTGTGGACCGGATATGGAAAAAATGGGCATGGATGCGGTGGCTGCTGCCAAAAAAGCTCTGTCCCCGGGACAAATAGATGTATGCCTGACCAATGCAGGGTCTGCCTTGCTTGACAATCAGTCCTGTGGAATTCTCCTCGATGTATTTTCCGGGGAATCCGGGGTCAGTCTGGGCCAGGGCAGTCTTTTAACGGTTCACCGGGCCTGGGGAGAACCTCCCTGGGCCGCCTTTGTCAGTCAGCCATCCCCAAAGGAACTGAACATGGTACTGGTCCGAATCACCGCTCAGGGACCCGACCTTAAAGGACCGTTGAACGTTTGGGTGGATAAGGAGACGGATTTTACTCCCTTTTATGAGATCCTGGGCAAAGAGGCCTTTTCCCTGGTTACCCTGGCCAACGGGTGGGCGGACAAGGTGCCTCCCCAGGTGCTTTTTGGCAGCCTTTTCCACGACCACCTCTGCTGCGGGGTGTTTACCGGCTATTTTACCAGCCGGTATATTCTTGAGCAATTTCCCCTTACAGAAGGGCAAGGATATATTTATATCGGAACACCGGCCTGGTGCCAGGATGACCTGATCATGAACATGCTCAACCTGACGCCGGGCAAACACGGATACGTGACCATGGCTTATCCCTGGAGCCGTCCCTGGAAAACCGCCGATGCCGTGTATAACAATCTGGGAGGAATTGTTGTCCGAAAAGACGGGCCTGCAGGCGGTGGGACCGCATGGGTGCTTTCCTTTGATTGGCAGTGGGACAAATTTCAAAAATTTGCAGGCCTTTCGCAGGATAAACCGGACTGGAAGAACGATCCCTGGCTCCATGTAATGTACAACCGATTTTTTACCCGGCACCTTGACCGCCCATCGGAATTTGTTTCTGTGATCAAATCCCGGAAACTTGAGACAAAAGAAGAGGTGGATACCCTTGTCCGGTTGGGGGCCAATCCCCTTGAGATTCTTTTGGGAAAAGATTCCTCCTGGCCTGAATCACACTGATTTTTTCAATTCCAAAAAGGAGAACACAATGATATTTAAGCCATTCATGAGAGAGGGATTCATGCCCTTACCTGTGGCCTTTATTTCCACCCGCAGCCGGGAAGGGATAAACAATATTGCGCCCTATTCCTGCATCATGCCGGTGCTAAGGCCCCTCGACCTGATTTGTCTGGCATCGGCAGAAAAAAGAGACACCCTTGCCAATATCCGGGAAACCCGTGAGTTTGTAGTCAATCTGGCAGGAAAAAG
The window above is part of the Desulfotignum phosphitoxidans DSM 13687 genome. Proteins encoded here:
- a CDS encoding TonB-dependent receptor yields the protein MMNMVKKILILACLFLAWTGSIRAEGENTKNTDITELEPLVVFGRKTNEVREMAIIGVKELQTPLSSGNLLDLLKNQAGLQVRRQSQSGTGSDALRIRGFNETRLSIRRDGIPLNRDGSYGNGPVDWGSLSAQSLESIEIFKGACPAKYGNTLGGVVNLVTRQPVTDPFTQVNFSMGSLSSLDTGFSHSWKKGIWGWSLSAGHYETDGYLRNNHMDRDRGSGKLSVDLPGNWEIGAGFDYSASENGNPVYNRTDSPYYDPSYPLADERELRGPGISARLLNGVLAWGDESYTEDENTSLTARIAHKTRTGNFRLEGRLWNQTATETYYDAADKNKIIYKRETDAEDNNWLLNTSYSRIMGDHLIELGGETRRYGWGNQRVSYIDESRFNGSINFMTFIKEGFKGQDDIMEYHAVYAQDTWQIRPDISLEFGIRQNWFKAGSVDPEAFGFSWSADVTSLNESHTDPRIGIVYSPTDTTEITARWGIAHRYPTSPEYFWWYLNNASSYFNTSFNPEKAVQYELGLDQTLGQSLELFIRGYYYDIEDYISSTTVPGVGSVYYNIGQVEIKGVEAGFSFSLPMNLRLWANATWQEGDKSDDPWDTKNALSKQLPDLPETMFNAGIDFDDKGPFSARIWVNHVDEREHLSGNSLMVLDAYTLVNMSGRYKIYKGPKLSAEIEATAENILDENYQEREGYPMAGTTVMAGMRFTF
- a CDS encoding FmdE family protein: MKHLSLYLILTLWLVWVVPSSGICGPDMEKMGMDAVAAAKKALSPGQIDVCLTNAGSALLDNQSCGILLDVFSGESGVSLGQGSLLTVHRAWGEPPWAAFVSQPSPKELNMVLVRITAQGPDLKGPLNVWVDKETDFTPFYEILGKEAFSLVTLANGWADKVPPQVLFGSLFHDHLCCGVFTGYFTSRYILEQFPLTEGQGYIYIGTPAWCQDDLIMNMLNLTPGKHGYVTMAYPWSRPWKTADAVYNNLGGIVVRKDGPAGGGTAWVLSFDWQWDKFQKFAGLSQDKPDWKNDPWLHVMYNRFFTRHLDRPSEFVSVIKSRKLETKEEVDTLVRLGANPLEILLGKDSSWPESH